A single region of the Anaerococcus urinomassiliensis genome encodes:
- the glgA gene encoding glycogen synthase GlgA yields MNVLFLASEAVPFIKTGGLADVAGSLPKELKKIGVDVRAVIPMYGSIDEKYLSKMEKVTEFYVDLDWKHQYAGVYRLDYDGVCYYFIDNQEYFDRGYPYGFDDDAERFIFFSKACTLLPKEIDFKPNIIHSNDWHTAMVNVFVNDFRHGDSYYNDIRTLFTIHNLKYQGVFNPDIMRLAGLDGGYFNENDLKYYDAINFMKAGIIHATAVNTVSENYAREIHYPFYGESLDGVIREYDYKLSGIVNGIDYNEWNPATDKLINQNFDIDSIDKKVNNKLALQKQYGLPQREDVPMIGMVTRLNEMKGMDLVRYILDELLEEDIQIVALGTGDYTYEEMLKYFAWKYPEKLSARIYFGGQEAHQIYASSDFYLMPSISEPCGISQLIAMRYGALPIVREAGGLKDTVIPYNEYTGEGTGYSFSNINAHELLFTIKNAINIYKNNKEAHNRLVNNAMKSDIDWQMSAKKYKDLYDETRA; encoded by the coding sequence ATGAATGTACTTTTTCTAGCTAGTGAAGCAGTACCTTTTATCAAGACAGGAGGTCTAGCCGATGTTGCTGGATCTCTACCAAAAGAACTTAAAAAGATCGGCGTTGATGTCAGAGCTGTAATCCCTATGTATGGTTCTATCGACGAAAAATATCTTTCAAAAATGGAAAAGGTCACTGAGTTTTATGTAGACCTAGATTGGAAACACCAATACGCAGGAGTTTATAGACTCGATTATGATGGAGTCTGCTATTATTTCATTGATAATCAAGAATACTTTGATAGGGGATATCCTTATGGCTTTGATGACGATGCAGAAAGATTCATTTTCTTCTCAAAAGCTTGTACCCTACTTCCAAAAGAAATAGACTTTAAACCAAACATTATCCACTCTAATGACTGGCATACGGCTATGGTCAATGTATTTGTAAATGATTTTAGGCATGGGGATAGCTACTATAACGATATAAGAACATTATTTACCATCCACAATTTGAAATACCAAGGCGTATTTAACCCAGATATAATGAGACTGGCTGGTCTTGATGGTGGATATTTTAACGAAAATGATTTGAAATATTATGATGCAATTAACTTTATGAAAGCTGGAATAATCCATGCTACTGCTGTCAATACTGTTTCAGAAAATTATGCTCGTGAAATCCACTACCCATTCTATGGAGAGAGTCTGGATGGGGTTATTCGTGAATATGATTACAAATTATCAGGCATTGTAAACGGTATAGACTATAATGAATGGAATCCTGCAACGGATAAACTTATAAATCAAAATTTTGACATAGATAGTATAGACAAAAAAGTTAACAATAAATTAGCCTTACAAAAACAATACGGTCTACCACAAAGAGAAGATGTACCAATGATTGGTATGGTAACAAGGTTAAACGAAATGAAGGGTATGGACCTTGTAAGGTACATATTAGATGAGCTATTGGAAGAAGATATCCAGATTGTAGCCCTAGGTACTGGTGACTATACTTATGAAGAAATGCTAAAATATTTTGCTTGGAAATATCCAGAAAAACTTTCAGCAAGAATTTATTTTGGTGGCCAAGAAGCTCACCAAATATATGCATCTAGTGACTTTTACCTTATGCCTTCAATCTCAGAACCTTGTGGAATCAGCCAGCTAATTGCTATGCGCTATGGAGCTTTGCCTATAGTTCGTGAGGCAGGTGGCCTTAAGGATACGGTTATTCCTTACAATGAATACACAGGTGAGGGTACAGGATATTCTTTCTCAAATATCAATGCCCATGAGTTATTATTTACAATCAAAAACGCTATAAATATTTATAAAAATAATAAAGAAGCACATAATAGACTTGTTAATAATGCAATGAAAAGCGATATAGACTGGCAAATGTCAGCTAAAAAATATAAAGATTTATATGATGAAACAAGAGCCTAG
- the glgD gene encoding glucose-1-phosphate adenylyltransferase subunit GlgD: protein MDSILALVYSSEFDSGNYDELCKVRPDYMLPFGGRYRIIDFTLSNLTNYDITNVILFAGRKMRSTLDHIGNGRSWELNRRRGGLTIIPPNYGIANPSEVETYYDTIRGIEDSNAEYVFITNPMYISKVDISDAKEYIKSNDSDVLIFTQRMRDDDGFYLNRKIINSDENNNPVSLGTNLGLSDEFDLFAGSILIKRDVLIKVLRYAVERNTISSLLTAIFSLPEDLNIDFYRTEKHIEIIMDTFSFFEANMKLLDEELYDSLFYQDGLVYTKSKDEPSTSYTKDSKVKNSLVANGAIIEGEIENSIVFRGVTVKKGAVIKNSVIFQDTVIGNDAILNFVITDKGTKIGNNVKLFGNRVHPFVSSKNEVMEEWS, encoded by the coding sequence ATGGATAGCATTTTAGCTTTAGTGTATAGTTCAGAGTTTGATTCTGGAAATTATGATGAATTGTGCAAGGTTAGACCAGATTATATGCTACCATTTGGTGGAAGGTATAGGATTATTGACTTTACTTTGTCAAATCTGACAAATTATGATATTACCAATGTGATACTATTTGCAGGTAGGAAGATGAGATCAACCTTAGATCACATAGGAAATGGTAGAAGTTGGGAACTTAACCGCAGACGTGGTGGTCTTACAATAATTCCTCCAAATTACGGTATTGCAAATCCTAGCGAAGTTGAAACATATTATGACACTATTAGAGGTATTGAGGATTCTAATGCAGAATATGTTTTTATTACCAATCCAATGTACATTTCAAAGGTTGATATAAGCGATGCAAAAGAATATATAAAATCAAATGATAGTGATGTATTGATATTTACACAAAGAATGCGCGATGACGATGGTTTTTATCTAAATAGAAAGATTATAAATTCTGATGAAAATAATAATCCAGTAAGCCTTGGTACTAACCTAGGTTTATCGGATGAATTCGATCTTTTCGCAGGTTCAATACTAATAAAAAGAGATGTTCTAATCAAGGTATTAAGATATGCGGTTGAGAGAAATACTATTTCATCACTTCTTACAGCAATATTTTCTCTACCAGAAGATTTAAACATTGATTTTTATAGGACTGAGAAGCATATTGAGATTATTATGGATACATTTTCATTCTTTGAAGCAAATATGAAGCTTTTAGACGAAGAATTATACGACTCCTTATTTTACCAAGATGGTCTAGTTTATACCAAGTCTAAGGATGAACCTTCAACATCATATACAAAAGATAGTAAGGTTAAAAACTCTCTTGTTGCAAATGGTGCTATTATAGAAGGTGAGATTGAAAATTCAATAGTCTTTAGGGGAGTTACAGTTAAAAAGGGTGCTGTTATCAAAAATTCAGTTATCTTCCAAGATACAGTTATTGGTAATGACGCAATACTTAACTTTGTTATAACTGATAAGGGAACAAAGATAGGAAACAACGTGAAATTATTTGGTAACAGGGTTCACCCATTTGTATCATCAAAAAATGAAGTAATGGAAGAATGGAGCTAA
- a CDS encoding glucose-1-phosphate adenylyltransferase: MRNSNKTVAMLLAGGQGSRLKALTKDMAKPVVPFGGKYRIIDFALSNSTNSEIRDIGVLTQYKPQLLNRHLGIGSAWDYDRNNGGLRILSPYYTEDGGKWFEGTASAIYENIKYLDSVNPEYVLILSGDHIYKMDYRKLLDIHKEKGADATIAVMEVDWDEASRFGIMNTDEDGKITEFEEKPEDPKSNLASMGIYVFNWKVLRKALIEDNDNPDSSNDFGKDIIPKMLNDGKPLYVYKFDGYWKDVGTVRSFWQANLDLIDPNNELRIYDEDWKIYTTSLNLPPHRIGKEGILEDALVNEACVINGKVKNSVLFSNVKVEEGAEVCDSVLLNGSTVKAGVKIYNCVVAEDIEITENIGKEGDDKVYLVSSEGIEEE, encoded by the coding sequence ATGAGAAACTCAAATAAGACAGTAGCTATGCTATTGGCTGGTGGTCAAGGTTCACGTCTTAAGGCCTTGACTAAAGATATGGCAAAACCTGTAGTTCCTTTTGGTGGAAAATACAGAATTATAGATTTTGCTTTAAGTAATTCTACCAATTCAGAGATTAGGGATATTGGTGTTTTGACTCAATATAAGCCACAGCTTTTAAACCGTCACCTAGGTATTGGTTCTGCTTGGGATTATGATAGAAATAACGGTGGATTAAGAATATTATCACCATATTATACTGAAGATGGGGGTAAGTGGTTCGAAGGTACCGCATCTGCTATTTATGAAAATATTAAATATCTTGATAGCGTCAATCCAGAATATGTTTTGATATTATCAGGTGACCATATTTACAAGATGGATTATAGGAAACTCCTTGATATACATAAAGAAAAGGGTGCTGATGCTACTATAGCGGTAATGGAAGTTGATTGGGATGAAGCTAGCAGATTTGGTATTATGAATACTGATGAAGATGGCAAAATCACTGAGTTTGAAGAAAAACCAGAAGATCCAAAATCTAATCTTGCATCTATGGGAATTTATGTATTTAATTGGAAAGTGCTACGTAAGGCCCTAATAGAAGATAATGATAATCCTGATTCTTCAAATGACTTTGGTAAAGATATTATCCCTAAAATGCTTAATGATGGCAAACCTCTTTACGTCTATAAGTTTGATGGATATTGGAAAGATGTTGGAACTGTAAGGAGTTTCTGGCAAGCTAACCTCGACCTTATCGATCCTAATAATGAGCTAAGGATTTATGACGAAGATTGGAAAATATATACTACAAGCCTAAACTTGCCACCACACAGGATTGGCAAAGAAGGTATACTTGAAGATGCTCTAGTTAATGAAGCTTGTGTGATTAATGGCAAAGTTAAGAATTCAGTTTTATTCTCAAATGTTAAAGTTGAAGAAGGTGCTGAAGTTTGTGACAGTGTCTTATTAAATGGATCTACGGTTAAGGCAGGGGTTAAGATTTACAACTGTGTAGTTGCTGAAGATATTGAGATTACAGAAAATATAGGCAAAGAAGGCGATGATAAGGTTTATCTTGTAAGTTCAGAAGGAATCGAGGAGGAATAA
- a CDS encoding glycoside hydrolase family 32 protein — protein MYSKEYFNKEFEKNKIEEKINDPFNLKYHISPITGWLNDPNGLCHLDGTYHIYYQADPLHAIRKNIIWGHVTTKDFINYKYHEPFIFADTNIDKVGAYSGSAFIKDNKINFFYTGNVKYPGNYDYINDGRDHNTIKIVSEDGFTYHKKELILSNDDYPKDLTRHVRDPKIYEEDGNYYLFLGARDKNNKGKVIVYRSNDLEKFAYHMEITTNYDFGYMWECPDFFELDGKKFLMVSPQGLESEEFKYQNIYQSGYFPIDVDLKAKTYSFGEFVELDYGFDFYAPQTFEDEKGRRILIGWMGMPDASYTNPTVKNNWQHALTLPRELKVSDNKLLQKPIKEIENLINKKIEIRKNENYFYQTFEFISEDIDGEFEIYLRSDAKLTYKDQILSLKLGECGYGRCERKIRIEKIDDISIYSDTSSVEIFINNGQYVMTSRVYGEKNLFKSDIIGTLYEMDAIKWNL, from the coding sequence ATGTATAGCAAAGAATATTTTAATAAAGAATTTGAAAAAAATAAAATAGAAGAAAAGATTAATGATCCATTTAATCTTAAATACCATATAAGCCCTATTACAGGCTGGCTCAATGATCCCAATGGACTATGTCATCTTGATGGGACATATCATATTTATTATCAGGCTGACCCACTTCATGCCATTAGAAAAAATATTATTTGGGGCCATGTTACAACAAAAGACTTTATAAATTATAAGTACCATGAACCGTTTATATTTGCAGATACAAATATTGATAAAGTTGGAGCCTATTCTGGCTCTGCCTTTATAAAAGATAATAAAATAAACTTTTTTTATACTGGCAATGTCAAATATCCTGGTAATTACGATTATATCAACGATGGGCGTGACCACAACACAATCAAAATCGTATCAGAAGATGGATTTACTTACCATAAAAAAGAATTGATTTTATCCAATGATGACTATCCAAAGGATTTGACTAGACATGTTAGAGATCCAAAGATTTATGAAGAAGATGGAAATTACTATCTTTTCTTGGGCGCCAGAGATAAAAACAATAAGGGTAAGGTCATAGTATATAGATCAAATGACTTAGAAAAATTTGCCTATCATATGGAAATCACTACAAACTACGACTTTGGATATATGTGGGAATGTCCAGATTTCTTTGAACTAGATGGAAAGAAATTCCTTATGGTATCTCCCCAAGGCTTGGAAAGTGAAGAATTCAAATACCAAAACATATATCAATCTGGCTATTTTCCAATAGATGTAGACTTAAAAGCAAAGACCTATAGCTTTGGAGAATTCGTAGAACTAGACTATGGTTTTGATTTTTACGCTCCACAAACATTTGAAGATGAAAAAGGCAGAAGAATTCTAATAGGATGGATGGGCATGCCAGATGCCTCTTATACAAATCCGACAGTTAAAAATAACTGGCAACACGCATTGACTCTTCCTAGAGAGCTAAAAGTGTCAGACAATAAACTATTGCAAAAACCAATAAAAGAAATAGAAAATTTAATAAATAAAAAAATAGAAATAAGAAAGAACGAAAATTATTTCTACCAAACATTTGAATTTATTTCTGAAGATATTGATGGAGAATTTGAAATATACCTAAGATCTGATGCAAAATTAACCTACAAGGATCAAATCCTAAGCCTAAAACTAGGCGAATGTGGATATGGAAGATGCGAGAGAAAAATAAGGATCGAAAAAATAGATGATATTAGTATATATTCAGATACATCTTCGGTCGAAATCTTTATTAATAATGGGCAATATGTAATGACAAGTAGAGTGTATGGTGAGAAAAATCTATTTAAATCAGACATTATAGGAACTCTTTATGAAATGGATGCTATAAAGTGGAATTTATAA
- a CDS encoding sucrose-specific PTS transporter subunit IIBC — MDNRKLAEEIIKNVGEKDNIISAEHCATRLRFHLKDFSKRNDEAIMDLDDVKGTNLSNNQYQIILGSGKVNLVTDEVLKIIGDEKISDAPVEKEGNWLQRAVKTLSDIFVPIIPAIVAGGLLMGLNNILTAPFFNGRSDSIISLYPGIAGLAQMINTFSSAAFAFLPVLIGFSATKKFGGNPYLGAAMGMIMVHPDLLNAYSLAATPAGDIPLWNIFGWDIPAVGYQGTVLPVLAVAWILAKIETRLHKVTPTWLDNLTTPLLATLITGFITFAFVGPLLRTAGDLLTVGITSMYNTLGFLGGALFGLFYAPITMTGMHHSFIPIETQLIAKATTSAGGSFIFPTASMNNVAQGAAVLAVLMTTKNEKMKSTAAASGVSALLGITEPAMFGINLRLRYPFIAAIIGSAVGSAWLAFRHVLAIALGAAGIPGFISIRPESWLDFGIGMILAFGVSFGLTIFFDKSGMLRQVDKDDESKVKNGPTNKELIATNDEIGELELFSPMKGLVKPISESEDGAFASKALGDGVAIDISSNQIFAPCDAKVETVFPTGHAIGLSTSNGINILIHAGIDTVNLEGKGFKSFVSEGDAVKKGDLLMEMDPQVIKEAGYSTQTMLVLMDVDESKTINVDQGQKEVGDHIIRIS; from the coding sequence ATGGATAATAGGAAATTAGCCGAAGAAATTATAAAAAATGTCGGCGAAAAAGATAACATTATATCAGCAGAACATTGTGCCACAAGGCTTAGATTTCATCTAAAAGATTTTTCAAAAAGGAATGATGAAGCTATTATGGACCTAGATGATGTGAAGGGAACTAACCTATCAAACAATCAGTATCAAATCATCTTAGGATCTGGAAAAGTAAATTTAGTTACTGATGAAGTGCTAAAAATTATTGGGGATGAGAAGATAAGCGATGCACCAGTGGAAAAAGAAGGTAATTGGTTACAAAGAGCAGTAAAAACTCTTTCAGATATTTTTGTGCCAATAATACCTGCAATAGTAGCTGGCGGTCTTTTGATGGGACTAAATAACATATTGACAGCGCCATTTTTTAATGGCCGAAGTGACTCAATCATAAGTCTTTATCCTGGCATTGCAGGTCTTGCACAGATGATAAATACTTTTTCATCAGCTGCCTTTGCATTTTTACCTGTACTAATAGGATTTTCAGCTACCAAAAAATTTGGAGGTAATCCTTACCTAGGTGCTGCAATGGGCATGATAATGGTCCATCCAGACTTATTAAATGCTTACAGTTTGGCGGCAACTCCTGCTGGAGATATTCCTTTGTGGAATATATTTGGTTGGGATATACCAGCAGTAGGTTACCAAGGAACAGTATTGCCAGTACTTGCTGTAGCTTGGATCTTAGCAAAAATCGAGACTAGACTTCACAAGGTAACACCTACATGGCTAGACAACTTAACAACGCCTTTGCTTGCAACACTGATTACAGGATTTATTACATTTGCCTTTGTTGGTCCACTATTAAGAACAGCAGGTGACTTGTTAACTGTAGGTATTACATCAATGTATAATACCTTAGGATTTTTGGGCGGAGCTTTGTTTGGATTGTTCTATGCACCAATTACAATGACTGGCATGCATCACAGCTTCATTCCAATAGAAACCCAACTTATAGCTAAGGCTACAACTAGCGCAGGTGGATCATTCATATTCCCAACTGCTTCAATGAATAACGTTGCTCAAGGAGCGGCTGTTTTAGCGGTTCTTATGACAACAAAAAATGAAAAAATGAAATCAACTGCGGCAGCATCTGGGGTTTCTGCCCTACTAGGTATCACAGAACCTGCTATGTTTGGTATTAACTTAAGATTGCGCTATCCATTTATAGCTGCTATTATTGGTTCAGCAGTAGGAAGTGCTTGGCTTGCCTTTCGTCATGTATTAGCCATAGCCCTAGGAGCTGCAGGTATACCAGGATTTATATCCATAAGACCAGAAAGTTGGCTAGACTTTGGCATAGGAATGATTCTTGCCTTTGGAGTTTCATTTGGCCTAACAATTTTCTTTGATAAGTCAGGTATGCTTCGTCAAGTTGACAAAGATGATGAAAGTAAAGTAAAAAACGGACCAACTAATAAAGAATTAATTGCTACAAATGACGAAATTGGAGAATTGGAGCTATTTTCACCTATGAAAGGTCTAGTAAAACCAATAAGTGAATCAGAAGATGGTGCATTTGCTTCAAAGGCCCTTGGAGATGGCGTAGCAATTGACATAAGCTCTAATCAAATTTTCGCTCCTTGTGATGCCAAGGTAGAAACAGTATTTCCTACAGGACATGCTATTGGACTTTCAACATCAAATGGTATCAATATCCTAATTCATGCAGGAATTGATACAGTAAACTTAGAAGGCAAGGGATTCAAATCTTTTGTTAGTGAGGGGGATGCTGTTAAAAAAGGGGACTTGCTTATGGAAATGGATCCTCAAGTAATCAAAGAGGCAGGATACTCAACACAAACCATGCTAGTCTTGATGGATGTGGACGAATCAAAAACAATAAATGTAGACCAAGGCCAAAAAGAAGTAGGAGACCATATAATTAGGATTAGTTAA